A stretch of Microtus pennsylvanicus isolate mMicPen1 chromosome 5, mMicPen1.hap1, whole genome shotgun sequence DNA encodes these proteins:
- the Gdpd3 gene encoding lysophospholipase D GDPD3 isoform X2: MVRGVAHHHPPPPHTHSQEQKGCWDLQKVCGHEAQGCLGSCACPSSGAYCSLAGCQRHSSRLSRSWGVVLPNSRASLHRLSGQTQQQAAADNRAFWDWGGCTVAGACGGSEAMIPILYLALLTLGSYIMLSFFFLRRPHLLHTTRAPTFPIRLAAHRGGSGERLENTMEAIENSMAQRADILELDCQLTRDGVVVVSHDKNLSRQSGLNKDVDSLDFQELPLYKTELEIYFSPGHFAHGSDRHMIRLEDIFQKFPRIPAIVEIKEKNEELIHKVANLARSFDRSEITIWASEKNSIMRKCKAANPDMPMAFTILRSIWILLLYYLGLLPFVSIPEKFFLCFLPTIINRTYFPFSCGWMNQLSAAVTKWIIMRKSLIQYLQDRGVQVRTLTPPQQGAGSRYIPGSTISITLQSEVDHLGRIPPLSLSFFTYKMQRMSQAVVVHAFKSSTWEAEAGRALSSRLA, translated from the exons GAGGGGAGTTgctcaccaccaccccccacccccacacacacacagtcaagaaCAGAAGGGGTGCTGGGATCTACAGAAGGTCTGTGGACATGAAGCCCAGGGCTGCCTGGGTTCCTGTGCCTGCCCCAGCTCTGGGGCATACTGCAGTCTGGCCGGGTGCCAGCGGCATAGCAGCAGGCTCAGCAGGTCCTGGGGCGTGGTGCTGCCCAATAGTAGAGCCAGCCTACACCGGCTCAGCGGGCAGactcagcagcaggcagcagcagaCAACAGAGCCTTTTGGGACTGGGGAGGCTGCACTGTGGCAGGCGCCTGTGGTGGGAGTGAGGCTATGATCCCTATCCTGTACTTGGCTCTGCTCACCCTGGGCAGCTACATCAtgctctccttcttcttcttgcgCCGACCTCATCTGCTGCACACAACCCGGGCTCCCACCTTCCCTATCCGCTTGGCTGCCCACCGTGGAG GGTCCGGAGAGCGGCTAGAGAACACCATGGAGGCTATAGAGAA TTCCATGGCCCAGCGAGCAGATATCTTGGAACTTGACTGCCAGCTCACACGGGATGGCGTGGTGGTAGTATCACACGACAAGAACCTGTCCCGCCAGTCGGGCCTAAATAAGGATGTGGACAGCCTGGACTTCCAG GAACTGCCCCTCTACAAGACAGAACTGGAGATTTATTTCTCACCAG GCCATTTTGCCCATGGGTCAGATCGGCACATGATACGGTTGGAGGATATATTCCAGAAATTTCCAAGGATTCCCGCGATTGTGgagatcaaagaaaaaaatgaagagctcATCCACAAG GTAGCCAACTTGGCTAGGAGCTTTGACCGCAGTGAGATTACTATTTGGGCTTCAGAGAAGAACTCAATCATGAGGAAGTGCAAGGCTGCC AACCCCGACATGCCAATGGCCTTTACCATATTGCGATCAATCTGGATACTTCTGCTCTACTACCTGGGGCTGCTGCCTTTTGTCTCCATTCCTGAGAAGTTTTTCTTGTGCTTCCTGCCCACCATCATCAACAG GACTTACTTCCCATTTTCCTGTGGATGGATGAACCAGCTGTCAGCTGCAGTTACAAAATG GATCATCATGAGGAAGAGTCTGATTCAGTACTTGCAGGACCGAGGGGTGCAGGTGAGGACTCTGACACCACCCCAGCAAGGAGCTGGTTCCCGGTATATACCTGGTAGTACAATCTCCATCACACTGCAATCGGAGGTGGATCATTTGGGCAGGATCCCAcccctgagtctcagtttctttACCTATAAAATGCAGagaatgagccaggcagtggtggtgcatgcctttaaatctagcacttgggaggcagaggcaggtagagctctgagttcaaggctagcctag
- the Gdpd3 gene encoding lysophospholipase D GDPD3 isoform X4, which translates to MVRGVAHHHPPPPHTHSQEQKGCWDLQKVCGHEAQGCLGSCACPSSGAYCSLAGCQRHSSRLSRSWGVVLPNSRASLHRLSGQTQQQAAADNRAFWDWGGCTVAGACGGSEAMIPILYLALLTLGSYIMLSFFFLRRPHLLHTTRAPTFPIRLAAHRGGSGERLENTMEAIENSMAQRADILELDCQLTRDGVVVVSHDKNLSRQSGLNKDVDSLDFQELPLYKTELEIYFSPGHFAHGSDRHMIRLEDIFQKFPRIPAIVEIKEKNEELIHKVANLARSFDRSEITIWASEKNSIMRKCKAANPDMPMAFTILRSIWILLLYYLGLLPFVSIPEKFFLCFLPTIINRTYFPFSCGWMNQLSAAVTKWIIMRKSLIQYLQDRGVQVLFWCLNEESDFEVAFNLGANGVMTDFPTALRHYLDKKEEPKPPASSI; encoded by the exons GAGGGGAGTTgctcaccaccaccccccacccccacacacacacagtcaagaaCAGAAGGGGTGCTGGGATCTACAGAAGGTCTGTGGACATGAAGCCCAGGGCTGCCTGGGTTCCTGTGCCTGCCCCAGCTCTGGGGCATACTGCAGTCTGGCCGGGTGCCAGCGGCATAGCAGCAGGCTCAGCAGGTCCTGGGGCGTGGTGCTGCCCAATAGTAGAGCCAGCCTACACCGGCTCAGCGGGCAGactcagcagcaggcagcagcagaCAACAGAGCCTTTTGGGACTGGGGAGGCTGCACTGTGGCAGGCGCCTGTGGTGGGAGTGAGGCTATGATCCCTATCCTGTACTTGGCTCTGCTCACCCTGGGCAGCTACATCAtgctctccttcttcttcttgcgCCGACCTCATCTGCTGCACACAACCCGGGCTCCCACCTTCCCTATCCGCTTGGCTGCCCACCGTGGAG GGTCCGGAGAGCGGCTAGAGAACACCATGGAGGCTATAGAGAA TTCCATGGCCCAGCGAGCAGATATCTTGGAACTTGACTGCCAGCTCACACGGGATGGCGTGGTGGTAGTATCACACGACAAGAACCTGTCCCGCCAGTCGGGCCTAAATAAGGATGTGGACAGCCTGGACTTCCAG GAACTGCCCCTCTACAAGACAGAACTGGAGATTTATTTCTCACCAG GCCATTTTGCCCATGGGTCAGATCGGCACATGATACGGTTGGAGGATATATTCCAGAAATTTCCAAGGATTCCCGCGATTGTGgagatcaaagaaaaaaatgaagagctcATCCACAAG GTAGCCAACTTGGCTAGGAGCTTTGACCGCAGTGAGATTACTATTTGGGCTTCAGAGAAGAACTCAATCATGAGGAAGTGCAAGGCTGCC AACCCCGACATGCCAATGGCCTTTACCATATTGCGATCAATCTGGATACTTCTGCTCTACTACCTGGGGCTGCTGCCTTTTGTCTCCATTCCTGAGAAGTTTTTCTTGTGCTTCCTGCCCACCATCATCAACAG GACTTACTTCCCATTTTCCTGTGGATGGATGAACCAGCTGTCAGCTGCAGTTACAAAATG GATCATCATGAGGAAGAGTCTGATTCAGTACTTGCAGGACCGAGGGGTGCAG GTGCTATTTTGGTGCCTTAATGAAGAATCGGATTTTGAAGTGGCCTTCAATCTGGGGGCCAATGGTGTCATGACTGATTTCCCCACAGCCCTGAGACACTACCTAGACAAGAAGGAAGAACCAAAGCCCCCTGCCTCCTCAATCTGA
- the Gdpd3 gene encoding lysophospholipase D GDPD3 isoform X1 gives MVRGVAHHHPPPPHTHSQEQKGCWDLQKVCGHEAQGCLGSCACPSSGAYCSLAGCQRHSSRLSRSWGVVLPNSRASLHRLSGQTQQQAAADNRAFWDWGGCTVAGACGGSEAMIPILYLALLTLGSYIMLSFFFLRRPHLLHTTRAPTFPIRLAAHRGGSGERLENTMEAIENSMAQRADILELDCQLTRDGVVVVSHDKNLSRQSGLNKDVDSLDFQELPLYKTELEIYFSPGHFAHGSDRHMIRLEDIFQKFPRIPAIVEIKEKNEELIHKVVANLARSFDRSEITIWASEKNSIMRKCKAANPDMPMAFTILRSIWILLLYYLGLLPFVSIPEKFFLCFLPTIINRTYFPFSCGWMNQLSAAVTKWIIMRKSLIQYLQDRGVQVRTLTPPQQGAGSRYIPGSTISITLQSEVDHLGRIPPLSLSFFTYKMQRMSQAVVVHAFKSSTWEAEAGRALSSRLA, from the exons GAGGGGAGTTgctcaccaccaccccccacccccacacacacacagtcaagaaCAGAAGGGGTGCTGGGATCTACAGAAGGTCTGTGGACATGAAGCCCAGGGCTGCCTGGGTTCCTGTGCCTGCCCCAGCTCTGGGGCATACTGCAGTCTGGCCGGGTGCCAGCGGCATAGCAGCAGGCTCAGCAGGTCCTGGGGCGTGGTGCTGCCCAATAGTAGAGCCAGCCTACACCGGCTCAGCGGGCAGactcagcagcaggcagcagcagaCAACAGAGCCTTTTGGGACTGGGGAGGCTGCACTGTGGCAGGCGCCTGTGGTGGGAGTGAGGCTATGATCCCTATCCTGTACTTGGCTCTGCTCACCCTGGGCAGCTACATCAtgctctccttcttcttcttgcgCCGACCTCATCTGCTGCACACAACCCGGGCTCCCACCTTCCCTATCCGCTTGGCTGCCCACCGTGGAG GGTCCGGAGAGCGGCTAGAGAACACCATGGAGGCTATAGAGAA TTCCATGGCCCAGCGAGCAGATATCTTGGAACTTGACTGCCAGCTCACACGGGATGGCGTGGTGGTAGTATCACACGACAAGAACCTGTCCCGCCAGTCGGGCCTAAATAAGGATGTGGACAGCCTGGACTTCCAG GAACTGCCCCTCTACAAGACAGAACTGGAGATTTATTTCTCACCAG GCCATTTTGCCCATGGGTCAGATCGGCACATGATACGGTTGGAGGATATATTCCAGAAATTTCCAAGGATTCCCGCGATTGTGgagatcaaagaaaaaaatgaagagctcATCCACAAGGTG GTAGCCAACTTGGCTAGGAGCTTTGACCGCAGTGAGATTACTATTTGGGCTTCAGAGAAGAACTCAATCATGAGGAAGTGCAAGGCTGCC AACCCCGACATGCCAATGGCCTTTACCATATTGCGATCAATCTGGATACTTCTGCTCTACTACCTGGGGCTGCTGCCTTTTGTCTCCATTCCTGAGAAGTTTTTCTTGTGCTTCCTGCCCACCATCATCAACAG GACTTACTTCCCATTTTCCTGTGGATGGATGAACCAGCTGTCAGCTGCAGTTACAAAATG GATCATCATGAGGAAGAGTCTGATTCAGTACTTGCAGGACCGAGGGGTGCAGGTGAGGACTCTGACACCACCCCAGCAAGGAGCTGGTTCCCGGTATATACCTGGTAGTACAATCTCCATCACACTGCAATCGGAGGTGGATCATTTGGGCAGGATCCCAcccctgagtctcagtttctttACCTATAAAATGCAGagaatgagccaggcagtggtggtgcatgcctttaaatctagcacttgggaggcagaggcaggtagagctctgagttcaaggctagcctag
- the Gdpd3 gene encoding lysophospholipase D GDPD3 isoform X3, with the protein MVRGVAHHHPPPPHTHSQEQKGCWDLQKVCGHEAQGCLGSCACPSSGAYCSLAGCQRHSSRLSRSWGVVLPNSRASLHRLSGQTQQQAAADNRAFWDWGGCTVAGACGGSEAMIPILYLALLTLGSYIMLSFFFLRRPHLLHTTRAPTFPIRLAAHRGGSGERLENTMEAIENSMAQRADILELDCQLTRDGVVVVSHDKNLSRQSGLNKDVDSLDFQELPLYKTELEIYFSPGHFAHGSDRHMIRLEDIFQKFPRIPAIVEIKEKNEELIHKVVANLARSFDRSEITIWASEKNSIMRKCKAANPDMPMAFTILRSIWILLLYYLGLLPFVSIPEKFFLCFLPTIINRTYFPFSCGWMNQLSAAVTKWIIMRKSLIQYLQDRGVQVLFWCLNEESDFEVAFNLGANGVMTDFPTALRHYLDKKEEPKPPASSI; encoded by the exons GAGGGGAGTTgctcaccaccaccccccacccccacacacacacagtcaagaaCAGAAGGGGTGCTGGGATCTACAGAAGGTCTGTGGACATGAAGCCCAGGGCTGCCTGGGTTCCTGTGCCTGCCCCAGCTCTGGGGCATACTGCAGTCTGGCCGGGTGCCAGCGGCATAGCAGCAGGCTCAGCAGGTCCTGGGGCGTGGTGCTGCCCAATAGTAGAGCCAGCCTACACCGGCTCAGCGGGCAGactcagcagcaggcagcagcagaCAACAGAGCCTTTTGGGACTGGGGAGGCTGCACTGTGGCAGGCGCCTGTGGTGGGAGTGAGGCTATGATCCCTATCCTGTACTTGGCTCTGCTCACCCTGGGCAGCTACATCAtgctctccttcttcttcttgcgCCGACCTCATCTGCTGCACACAACCCGGGCTCCCACCTTCCCTATCCGCTTGGCTGCCCACCGTGGAG GGTCCGGAGAGCGGCTAGAGAACACCATGGAGGCTATAGAGAA TTCCATGGCCCAGCGAGCAGATATCTTGGAACTTGACTGCCAGCTCACACGGGATGGCGTGGTGGTAGTATCACACGACAAGAACCTGTCCCGCCAGTCGGGCCTAAATAAGGATGTGGACAGCCTGGACTTCCAG GAACTGCCCCTCTACAAGACAGAACTGGAGATTTATTTCTCACCAG GCCATTTTGCCCATGGGTCAGATCGGCACATGATACGGTTGGAGGATATATTCCAGAAATTTCCAAGGATTCCCGCGATTGTGgagatcaaagaaaaaaatgaagagctcATCCACAAGGTG GTAGCCAACTTGGCTAGGAGCTTTGACCGCAGTGAGATTACTATTTGGGCTTCAGAGAAGAACTCAATCATGAGGAAGTGCAAGGCTGCC AACCCCGACATGCCAATGGCCTTTACCATATTGCGATCAATCTGGATACTTCTGCTCTACTACCTGGGGCTGCTGCCTTTTGTCTCCATTCCTGAGAAGTTTTTCTTGTGCTTCCTGCCCACCATCATCAACAG GACTTACTTCCCATTTTCCTGTGGATGGATGAACCAGCTGTCAGCTGCAGTTACAAAATG GATCATCATGAGGAAGAGTCTGATTCAGTACTTGCAGGACCGAGGGGTGCAG GTGCTATTTTGGTGCCTTAATGAAGAATCGGATTTTGAAGTGGCCTTCAATCTGGGGGCCAATGGTGTCATGACTGATTTCCCCACAGCCCTGAGACACTACCTAGACAAGAAGGAAGAACCAAAGCCCCCTGCCTCCTCAATCTGA